The Labilibaculum sp. DW002 genome contains the following window.
GAACTGATGGTCTGTTTACGTTGACCTTAACTAATGCAGTAAGTGTAGATACAGAAATCACATTTGCAGTAAGCGGTTTAGCAACAGAGGGAACCGATTATGCGGCACTTGGAACAACAGTTACGATTCCAGCTAACAGCACATCGATCACACTTCCTGTAAGTGTAATTAATGATGATCTAGTAGAAACTGGAGGCGAAACAGTAATTGTAAGTTTAGTTTCAACCAATACTGCAGTAACAATAGGAGCTACAGATGAAGCAACTGTTACTATTTCAGATGAAGATGCATCTGAAGTAAGTATTGCAGCTACAACTCAGGCAAGTGAGCCAGGAACAAATGGTTTGTTTACTCTGAC
Protein-coding sequences here:
- a CDS encoding Calx-beta domain-containing protein, which gives rise to TDGLFTLTLTNAVSVDTEITFAVSGLATEGTDYAALGTTVTIPANSTSITLPVSVINDDLVETGGETVIVSLVSTNTAVTIGATDEATVTISDEDASEVSIAATTQASEPGTNGLFTLTLSNAVSVDTEITFAVSGVATEGTDYSALGTTVTIPANSTSITLPVSVINDDLVETGGETVIITLASTNTAVTIAAADEATVTISDEDASEVSIAAT